In Thalassotalea sp. Sam97, a single window of DNA contains:
- the relA gene encoding GTP diphosphokinase, whose product MVSVRKSHPMSEQGFKTLLHDLKLSEDKHQALVNVFDMLSSTYTEHESQLQKGLEMVHILADLNMDCDSLCAAMIVPLQEQQLLSLEDIEAQFGQSITTLVQGVHQMDAIRSLQQPSGTHHASAQIENIRKMLLSMVEDVRAVVIKLAERVCNLNSVKNADEDVKVLAAKETANIYAPLANRLGIGQIKWELEDISFRYLHPQTYKKIANLLDEKRMDREQYMLDFVAAVQQQLDNLGIQGTVYGRPKHIYSIWKKMQKKSLDFEQLFDVRAIRVIVDKLQDCYGALGAIHTNWKHLPSEFDDYVATPKPNGYQSIHTVVLGPAGKHVEVQIRTQQMHDDAELGVAAHWRYKEGSASGKNGFDEKINWLRKLLQWQEDVQSSDDLVEELRNEVFEDRIYVFTPNGDVIDLPNGSTPLDFAYYIHSNVGHRCIGAKVDGRIVPFTYKLNTAEQVEVLTSNKPNPSRDWTNPSLGYIHTARARSKVQSFFKLLDKDKHEQAGKEALETELHKHELAELDYKPLYKKFNVKSLADLHVAIGSGHVKVAQVINQLNFVANKDKRKDEIDPKLVIKQEGDKQRIEKDGITVSGVGNLLTHMAKCCQPVPGDDIEGFITQGRGISVHRRNCEQLKHALEQSPERQVDVQWGKTSARDYQVDIRVITSERQGLLRDVTTVIANEKVNVLDMSSRYDVKNRNNEMRFKLQVANTDALSRLVNRLDQIDDVISVERINS is encoded by the coding sequence ATGGTATCGGTTCGTAAATCACACCCCATGTCAGAACAAGGCTTTAAGACCTTGCTGCACGACTTAAAACTTAGTGAAGATAAGCATCAAGCGTTAGTAAACGTGTTTGACATGCTGAGTTCTACCTACACTGAGCATGAGTCTCAATTGCAAAAAGGCTTGGAAATGGTGCACATTTTAGCCGACCTTAACATGGATTGTGACTCGTTATGCGCTGCTATGATCGTGCCTTTGCAAGAACAGCAACTTCTATCATTAGAGGACATCGAAGCGCAATTTGGTCAGTCTATTACCACCTTAGTTCAGGGTGTGCATCAAATGGATGCCATTCGCAGTTTACAACAACCGAGTGGCACGCATCATGCGAGTGCGCAAATCGAAAATATTCGCAAGATGTTGTTATCTATGGTGGAAGATGTACGGGCTGTGGTGATTAAACTTGCCGAACGGGTATGTAATCTTAATAGTGTTAAGAATGCTGATGAAGACGTAAAAGTATTAGCGGCTAAAGAAACGGCCAATATTTATGCGCCACTGGCAAATCGTTTAGGTATTGGTCAAATAAAGTGGGAGCTAGAAGATATAAGCTTTCGTTATTTGCACCCGCAAACCTATAAAAAAATCGCCAACTTGTTAGACGAAAAACGCATGGATCGCGAGCAATATATGCTCGACTTTGTCGCCGCCGTGCAACAGCAACTGGATAACTTAGGTATTCAAGGCACAGTTTACGGTCGCCCTAAGCATATTTACAGCATTTGGAAGAAAATGCAGAAAAAGTCGTTAGACTTTGAGCAGTTATTCGATGTTCGTGCAATTCGCGTTATCGTTGATAAGCTACAAGATTGTTATGGTGCGCTTGGTGCAATTCACACCAACTGGAAGCATTTGCCAAGCGAATTTGACGATTACGTTGCAACCCCAAAACCGAACGGTTACCAATCAATTCACACGGTAGTACTTGGGCCTGCTGGTAAGCATGTGGAAGTACAGATTCGTACTCAGCAAATGCATGACGATGCTGAGCTAGGTGTTGCCGCGCACTGGCGTTATAAAGAGGGCAGCGCCAGCGGCAAAAATGGCTTTGACGAGAAAATTAATTGGTTGCGCAAATTACTGCAATGGCAAGAAGATGTGCAGTCATCTGACGATTTGGTTGAAGAACTTCGCAACGAAGTATTTGAAGATCGTATCTATGTATTTACCCCAAACGGCGATGTGATTGATTTACCTAATGGCTCAACGCCGTTAGATTTTGCTTATTATATCCACTCCAATGTTGGTCATCGCTGCATCGGTGCTAAGGTCGATGGTCGTATTGTACCGTTTACTTATAAGCTAAATACCGCTGAGCAGGTGGAAGTATTAACCAGCAATAAGCCTAATCCGAGTCGTGATTGGACGAACCCAAGCTTGGGTTATATTCACACCGCGCGAGCGCGCTCTAAAGTACAAAGCTTTTTCAAATTACTCGATAAAGATAAGCATGAACAAGCAGGCAAAGAAGCGTTAGAAACAGAGCTACACAAGCATGAATTAGCAGAGCTTGATTACAAGCCGCTATACAAAAAATTCAATGTAAAGTCCTTAGCTGATTTGCATGTTGCTATCGGTAGTGGCCACGTTAAAGTTGCTCAGGTTATTAATCAATTAAACTTTGTTGCCAATAAAGATAAGCGCAAAGATGAAATTGATCCTAAGCTGGTTATCAAACAAGAGGGCGATAAACAGCGCATTGAAAAGGACGGCATTACAGTCTCTGGCGTTGGTAACTTATTAACCCATATGGCCAAGTGCTGTCAGCCCGTACCGGGTGACGATATTGAAGGCTTTATTACCCAAGGTCGTGGTATCAGTGTACACCGTCGCAACTGCGAGCAATTAAAGCATGCACTTGAGCAGTCACCTGAGCGTCAAGTTGATGTGCAGTGGGGGAAAACCTCTGCCAGAGACTATCAAGTCGATATTCGAGTGATCACCAGTGAGCGCCAAGGCTTATTGCGCGATGTGACCACGGTGATTGCCAATGAAAAAGTCAACGTGCTTGATATGTCATCGCGATACGATGTAAAAAACCGCAACAATGAGATGCGCTTTAAGTTGCAGGTTGCCAACACCGATGCTTTATCACGGCTAGTAAATCGTTTGGATCAAATTGATGATGTGATCAGTGTAGAACGGATCAATAGCTAA
- the mazG gene encoding nucleoside triphosphate pyrophosphohydrolase, translating into MNNDNDTHMLDSPASIEKLVWIMSKLRDPEQGCPWDLKQSYKTIVPYTLEEAFEVAEAIENQDYQELEKELGDLLFQVVFYARLAEEEQRFAFNDIIVAICEKLIRRHPHVFAQAEFADEQAIKANWEEEKAKERKQKNSQTSLLSDIPKALPALSQAAKIQKRVAHVGFDWDNIHDVLAKIKEEVAEVEHELAQTTVNQQALLEEIGDLLFATVNLARHAKGDPEQALRQANQKFTRRFQYIEAYHQQHQLDIKQSSLAFLEELWQQAKQQG; encoded by the coding sequence ATGAACAATGACAATGACACGCACATGTTAGACTCGCCGGCGAGTATTGAAAAGCTGGTATGGATCATGAGTAAGCTACGCGATCCTGAACAAGGCTGCCCATGGGATTTAAAGCAGTCTTATAAAACCATTGTGCCATACACTCTTGAAGAAGCATTTGAAGTTGCTGAAGCCATCGAAAACCAAGACTATCAAGAGCTGGAAAAAGAGCTTGGCGATTTATTGTTTCAGGTGGTTTTTTATGCCCGCTTAGCTGAAGAAGAGCAGCGTTTTGCGTTTAACGATATTATTGTCGCCATTTGCGAAAAGTTGATTCGTCGTCATCCACATGTATTCGCACAAGCTGAGTTTGCTGATGAACAAGCGATCAAAGCCAATTGGGAAGAGGAAAAGGCCAAAGAGCGTAAGCAAAAAAATAGCCAAACCTCGTTACTTAGCGACATCCCCAAAGCACTCCCGGCGTTAAGCCAAGCGGCGAAAATTCAAAAACGTGTCGCCCACGTTGGTTTTGATTGGGACAATATTCATGATGTTTTGGCGAAAATTAAAGAAGAGGTTGCCGAAGTTGAACATGAGTTGGCACAAACAACGGTTAACCAACAAGCTCTTTTAGAAGAGATCGGTGATTTATTGTTTGCCACCGTAAATCTAGCGCGTCATGCTAAAGGTGATCCTGAGCAGGCGTTGCGACAAGCCAACCAAAAGTTTACTCGCCGTTTTCAATATATCGAAGCTTATCACCAACAGCACCAGCTCGATATTAAGCAATCATCACTGGCATTCTTAGAAGAGCTTTGGCAACAGGCCAAACAACAAGGCTGA
- a CDS encoding DUF3083 family protein, with the protein MLQHTNRMTLMRKRSAHHKVFVPSNARENQYLLAEFKPNNALLQLITGEYQSGVSVGDFYRKLSHHFFKLCGQHGFDNVSLIGKHKLVRVMYSEEQQVLETEQQILFMYSPIQHVGLTTFFDEQQLSDKIQLLFLATGDDLRHHAPKFHNRVARLLTEFSRMLSVSVGSFKIRDHQHLTFDVFAKAKGERKIKTHGFRPVAERYKAQSFLLPKEKQSMTFAVVNLPIHRGLLEFCDIDETAPDPYNPLYMFVSNQFIKVAKQYNLNNLAIIANGKTPIIRCDNEDYVLPKGELIYLGYKPASNDGMFTSQWDSRNLVDSIKLVFVASDNDCHKTGYGRFVNHISQAVKKLCVELNYQAEHDAVMLRFHQHLMYTLSKAL; encoded by the coding sequence ATGTTACAACATACAAACCGTATGACTTTGATGCGTAAACGTAGTGCACATCATAAAGTATTTGTACCGAGTAACGCCCGAGAAAACCAATATCTATTGGCTGAGTTCAAGCCCAATAACGCGCTTTTGCAGTTAATTACTGGTGAGTATCAAAGTGGTGTCAGCGTTGGTGATTTTTATCGCAAGTTATCACATCACTTTTTTAAACTGTGTGGCCAGCATGGCTTTGACAATGTAAGTCTTATTGGCAAGCATAAATTAGTACGGGTAATGTATAGCGAAGAGCAGCAGGTATTGGAAACAGAGCAACAAATACTGTTTATGTATAGCCCTATACAACACGTTGGCTTAACCACATTTTTTGATGAGCAACAACTTAGCGACAAAATCCAATTGTTATTTTTAGCCACGGGCGATGATCTGCGTCATCATGCACCTAAATTTCATAACCGTGTTGCTCGCTTGTTAACTGAATTTTCACGCATGCTGAGTGTAAGTGTTGGAAGCTTTAAAATTAGAGATCACCAACACCTCACCTTTGATGTATTTGCCAAGGCCAAAGGCGAGCGTAAAATAAAAACTCACGGTTTTCGGCCTGTTGCTGAGCGCTACAAGGCGCAATCATTTTTATTACCTAAAGAAAAACAAAGCATGACGTTTGCTGTGGTTAATTTGCCGATTCATCGCGGTCTTTTGGAATTTTGCGATATTGATGAAACAGCGCCAGATCCTTACAACCCGCTTTATATGTTTGTCAGTAATCAATTTATCAAAGTCGCCAAACAGTACAATCTGAATAATTTAGCCATAATTGCCAATGGCAAAACACCAATCATCCGCTGTGACAATGAGGACTATGTCCTACCCAAGGGCGAGTTAATTTATCTTGGCTATAAGCCCGCCTCAAATGACGGAATGTTCACTAGCCAGTGGGATAGTAGAAATTTAGTCGACAGCATTAAGCTGGTATTTGTTGCTAGTGACAATGATTGCCATAAAACTGGCTATGGGCGCTTTGTAAATCATATAAGCCAAGCAGTCAAAAAATTATGCGTTGAACTCAATTATCAAGCTGAGCATGATGCCGTGATGTTGCGTTTTCATCAACATTTAATGTACACCTTGTCAAAGGCCCTGTAG
- a CDS encoding secondary thiamine-phosphate synthase enzyme YjbQ, giving the protein MWAQSRLTLPPKSRGFHLIDKEIYLQLPELANYRVGLLHLFLQHTSASLSINENADPTVRLDLEQHFNRFVPENAPYYQHDYEGSDDMPAHIKSTTIGNQLIIPISNGQLALGTWQGIYLCEHRNHGGARSIIATMQGE; this is encoded by the coding sequence ATGTGGGCGCAATCACGTTTAACACTTCCCCCTAAATCGCGCGGTTTTCATTTAATCGATAAGGAAATCTACCTACAGTTACCTGAGCTCGCTAATTATCGCGTTGGCCTGCTGCATTTGTTCTTACAACACACGTCTGCTTCGTTGAGTATAAATGAAAATGCAGATCCCACCGTACGCCTCGATTTGGAACAACATTTTAATCGCTTTGTTCCTGAAAACGCACCTTACTACCAGCACGATTATGAAGGTAGTGATGACATGCCGGCGCATATCAAGTCAACCACCATTGGTAATCAGCTAATCATTCCTATTAGTAATGGCCAACTTGCGTTAGGCACATGGCAAGGTATTTACCTATGTGAGCATCGCAACCACGGTGGTGCACGTTCTATTATAGCAACCATGCAAGGGGAATAG
- a CDS encoding CTP synthase, which translates to MTTRYIFVTGGVVSSLGKGIAAASMAAILEARGLKVTMLKLDPYINVDPGTMSPIQHGEVFVTNDGAETDLDLGHYERFIRTKMTKKNNFTTGRIYQDILARERRGEFLGATIQVIPHITNDIKRRVIEGAEGYDVAMVEVGGTVGDIESQPFLEAIRQLGVELGRERAMFMHLTLVPYLAASGEIKTKPTQHSVKELRSIGIFPDILVCRSEGVIPANERAKIALFCNVEEKAVVAMRDVDSIYKIPALLRSQGTDDIVCKRFGIEAPEADLSEWEQVLFQEANPKGEVTIGMVGKYIELPDAYKSVNEALKHAGLKNQLTVNIKYIDSQNVEAKGEEELAGVDAILVPGGFGERGVEGKILTAKYARENKVPYFGICLGMQVALIEYARNVAGLENAHSTEFDPQSPYPVVGLIEEWLDEAGNVETRDENSDLGGTMRLGSQLCHLVAGTKAADIYGSDSVFERHRHRYEVNNNYRDKLEEAGLVFSGLSADKKLVEMVEIPEHPWFVAGQFHPEFNSTPRDGHPLFQSFIAAAYEAQKSKNN; encoded by the coding sequence ATGACAACGAGATATATTTTTGTAACAGGTGGGGTGGTTTCATCCCTAGGTAAAGGTATTGCTGCGGCTTCGATGGCAGCTATATTGGAAGCCCGAGGTCTTAAAGTGACCATGCTTAAATTAGACCCTTACATTAATGTTGACCCGGGTACTATGAGTCCTATTCAGCATGGTGAAGTATTTGTTACTAATGACGGCGCTGAAACAGACCTTGACCTTGGTCACTATGAGCGCTTTATTCGTACCAAAATGACCAAGAAAAATAACTTCACCACAGGTCGTATTTACCAAGACATTCTTGCTCGTGAACGTCGCGGTGAGTTTTTAGGTGCAACCATTCAGGTTATCCCACACATTACCAATGATATTAAGCGTCGTGTTATTGAAGGCGCTGAAGGTTATGACGTGGCCATGGTTGAAGTTGGTGGCACAGTAGGTGATATCGAATCGCAACCGTTCTTAGAAGCAATTCGTCAACTAGGTGTAGAGCTTGGTCGTGAGCGTGCAATGTTTATGCACTTAACCTTAGTTCCTTACTTAGCTGCAAGTGGTGAAATCAAAACCAAACCAACGCAACACTCGGTTAAAGAGTTGCGCTCAATTGGTATTTTCCCTGATATCTTAGTATGTCGTAGTGAAGGGGTTATCCCTGCGAATGAACGTGCGAAAATCGCATTGTTCTGTAATGTTGAAGAAAAAGCTGTTGTTGCTATGCGTGACGTTGACAGCATCTACAAAATCCCAGCATTGTTAAGGTCGCAAGGTACCGACGACATCGTATGTAAGCGTTTTGGTATTGAAGCACCAGAAGCTGACTTGAGCGAGTGGGAACAAGTTCTATTCCAAGAAGCCAATCCAAAAGGTGAAGTAACCATTGGTATGGTTGGTAAGTACATTGAACTACCAGATGCATACAAGTCGGTAAACGAAGCATTAAAACATGCAGGTTTGAAAAACCAATTAACCGTGAACATCAAGTACATTGATTCACAAAACGTTGAAGCCAAAGGCGAAGAAGAGCTTGCAGGCGTTGATGCTATTTTAGTGCCTGGCGGTTTTGGTGAACGTGGTGTTGAAGGTAAAATTTTAACGGCGAAATACGCACGTGAAAACAAGGTACCTTACTTTGGTATTTGTTTAGGTATGCAAGTTGCGTTAATTGAATACGCACGCAACGTAGCCGGTCTAGAAAACGCTCATTCAACCGAGTTTGATCCGCAGTCACCATATCCTGTGGTTGGTCTAATTGAAGAGTGGTTAGACGAAGCGGGTAATGTTGAAACACGTGACGAGAATTCAGACTTAGGTGGTACCATGCGCTTAGGTTCACAACTATGTCATTTAGTCGCAGGTACCAAAGCGGCTGACATTTACGGTAGCGACAGTGTATTTGAACGTCATCGCCATCGTTACGAAGTAAACAATAACTACCGTGACAAACTAGAAGAAGCGGGTCTTGTTTTCTCAGGCTTATCAGCAGATAAGAAATTGGTTGAGATGGTCGAGATACCTGAGCACCCTTGGTTTGTTGCCGGTCAGTTCCATCCGGAGTTTAACTCCACACCGCGTGATGGGCACCCACTATTCCAAAGCTTTATTGCTGCGGCATATGAAGCGCAAAAATCAAAAAACAACTAA
- the eno gene encoding phosphopyruvate hydratase: protein MSEIIKVIAREVMDSRGNPTVEADVRLASGAFGRACAPSGASTGSREALELRDGDKSRYLGKGVLKAVAAVNDSIAPALLGKDANAQAEIDQIMIDLDGTENKENFGANAILAVSLAVAKAAANDKGVELYEHIADLNGTPGQYSMPVPMMNILNGGEHADNNVDIQEFMVQPVGAPSFKEALRMGAEIFHQLKKELSAKGLNTAVGDEGGFAPNLASNEDALALIETAVTNAGYKMNEDVTLALDCASSEFYKNDVYDLAGEGKQFDSEGFAGYLADLANRYPIVSIEDGLDESDWAGWKVLTDMIGDKVQLVGDDLFVTNTKILKRGIDEGIGNSILIKFNQIGSLTETLNAIKMAKDAGFTAVISHRSGETEDATIADLAVGTAAGQIKTGSLCRSDRVAKYNQLLRIEEFLGDKAVYNGRSEIKGQ, encoded by the coding sequence ATGTCAGAAATAATTAAGGTTATTGCTCGTGAAGTTATGGACTCACGTGGTAATCCAACAGTAGAAGCCGATGTACGCTTAGCGTCAGGTGCGTTTGGTCGTGCTTGTGCGCCATCTGGTGCATCAACAGGTTCTCGCGAAGCGCTTGAACTACGCGATGGCGACAAATCACGTTATTTAGGTAAAGGTGTATTGAAAGCGGTTGCTGCTGTTAACGATAGCATTGCTCCGGCACTACTTGGCAAAGACGCTAACGCTCAAGCTGAAATTGACCAGATCATGATTGATCTTGACGGTACAGAGAATAAAGAAAATTTTGGTGCAAACGCTATTCTAGCGGTATCACTAGCCGTAGCAAAAGCAGCAGCGAATGATAAAGGCGTTGAATTATACGAGCACATCGCTGATCTTAACGGTACGCCTGGCCAATACTCAATGCCAGTACCGATGATGAATATCCTTAATGGTGGTGAGCACGCCGACAACAATGTTGATATTCAAGAATTCATGGTTCAGCCAGTTGGCGCACCAAGCTTTAAAGAAGCGTTACGTATGGGCGCTGAAATCTTCCATCAGTTGAAGAAAGAGCTAAGCGCGAAAGGCTTGAATACGGCTGTTGGTGATGAAGGTGGTTTTGCCCCTAACCTAGCATCAAACGAAGATGCATTGGCGCTTATTGAAACAGCGGTAACAAACGCTGGTTACAAAATGAATGAAGACGTAACTTTAGCGTTAGACTGTGCATCATCTGAGTTCTACAAAAATGACGTATACGATCTAGCAGGTGAAGGTAAGCAGTTTGATTCTGAAGGTTTCGCTGGTTACCTTGCCGATCTTGCTAACCGTTACCCAATCGTATCAATCGAAGATGGTTTAGATGAAAGCGACTGGGCTGGCTGGAAAGTTCTAACTGATATGATCGGCGATAAAGTTCAGCTTGTCGGTGATGACTTATTTGTTACCAACACCAAGATCTTAAAGCGTGGTATCGATGAAGGCATCGGTAACTCAATCTTAATTAAATTTAACCAAATCGGTTCACTGACTGAAACATTAAATGCAATTAAGATGGCAAAAGATGCAGGCTTTACCGCGGTTATTTCACACCGTAGTGGTGAAACAGAAGATGCAACTATCGCTGACTTAGCGGTAGGTACAGCTGCTGGCCAAATTAAAACGGGTTCATTATGTCGTTCAGATCGTGTTGCTAAGTACAACCAATTACTTCGTATTGAAGAGTTCTTAGGCGACAAAGCGGTATACAATGGCCGCAGTGAAATCAAAGGTCAATAA
- the ftsB gene encoding cell division protein FtsB produces MRILTAILAIFLILLQYRLWFGKNSVPDYWQQQKSVVAQQDINKQLQHRNKLLWADIKDLRNGLEAVEERARNELGLIKEGETFIRVIPQEK; encoded by the coding sequence ATGCGAATCTTAACCGCGATATTGGCTATTTTTCTGATTTTGTTGCAATACCGTCTATGGTTTGGCAAAAACAGTGTGCCTGATTATTGGCAACAGCAAAAAAGTGTCGTTGCGCAACAAGACATTAATAAGCAATTGCAGCATCGTAATAAGTTACTCTGGGCAGATATTAAAGATTTGCGTAACGGTTTAGAAGCTGTTGAAGAGCGAGCTCGCAATGAGCTAGGCTTAATCAAGGAAGGTGAAACCTTCATCCGTGTTATCCCACAAGAGAAATAA
- the ispD gene encoding 2-C-methyl-D-erythritol 4-phosphate cytidylyltransferase, with the protein MNKQPMIAGYTMILPAAGIGSRMQQALAKQYLTIDNKTIIERTLERVLSHPKIAHVVVVISAEDNTFASLTIAKHDNVSIAIGGKERADSVLAGLKAAGEQDWVLVHDAARPCVTHTDIDALIEFCEQNQEGAILATPVRDTMKRTNASGHIAITEERDNLWHALTPQMFPHRLLLSSLERGIQEHANITDEASAMEYAGQSAHVVSGREDNIKITRPADLPLAAFILQQQESACV; encoded by the coding sequence TTGAACAAACAACCTATGATAGCAGGCTATACCATGATATTGCCTGCGGCAGGTATTGGCAGTCGTATGCAACAAGCACTGGCCAAACAATACCTTACTATCGATAACAAAACCATTATCGAGCGCACTCTGGAGCGTGTGCTATCACACCCTAAAATTGCCCACGTGGTGGTGGTGATCAGTGCCGAAGATAACACCTTTGCGTCTTTAACAATCGCTAAACATGACAACGTTAGCATCGCTATCGGTGGTAAAGAGCGTGCTGATTCAGTGTTGGCTGGTCTTAAAGCAGCTGGCGAGCAAGATTGGGTATTGGTTCATGATGCTGCACGCCCTTGCGTTACTCATACAGATATCGATGCACTGATTGAGTTTTGTGAACAAAACCAAGAAGGGGCGATTTTAGCAACCCCAGTACGTGATACCATGAAGCGAACTAACGCCAGTGGACACATAGCGATTACCGAAGAGCGTGATAATTTGTGGCATGCATTAACCCCACAAATGTTTCCACACCGCTTATTGTTATCATCTCTTGAGCGGGGCATACAAGAGCACGCTAATATCACCGATGAAGCCTCGGCAATGGAATATGCTGGTCAATCTGCTCATGTGGTGTCTGGGCGAGAAGATAACATTAAAATCACAAGACCAGCGGATTTACCGTTGGCCGCGTTTATTTTGCAACAGCAGGAGTCAGCATGCGTATAG
- the ispF gene encoding 2-C-methyl-D-erythritol 2,4-cyclodiphosphate synthase, with amino-acid sequence MRIGHGYDVHKFGGEGPVMLAGVAIDYPQGFLAHSDGDVAIHALCDAILGALAMGDIGNHFPDTDSDYENIDSRILLRHVVSLMQQRGYMVGNVDITIAAQAPKIAPHLLAMRQVLASDLNTDIDNVNVKATTTEKLGFVGRKEGVEVHAVALLLSSGTEEQAND; translated from the coding sequence ATGCGTATAGGTCATGGTTACGATGTTCATAAATTTGGTGGTGAAGGCCCTGTAATGCTTGCCGGTGTGGCCATCGATTATCCACAGGGCTTCCTCGCCCATTCAGATGGCGACGTTGCGATTCATGCGCTGTGCGATGCCATCTTAGGGGCATTAGCAATGGGGGATATTGGTAACCATTTCCCCGATACTGATAGTGATTATGAAAACATTGACTCGCGTATTTTGTTGCGTCACGTTGTGTCACTTATGCAACAACGTGGCTATATGGTCGGTAATGTAGATATTACCATTGCCGCCCAAGCGCCGAAAATAGCGCCACATTTATTGGCGATGCGTCAGGTATTAGCCAGCGATTTAAATACTGATATTGATAATGTTAATGTTAAGGCGACAACAACAGAAAAGCTTGGCTTTGTTGGTCGAAAAGAAGGGGTTGAGGTACACGCTGTAGCCTTGTTGCTAAGCAGTGGCACTGAGGAGCAGGCTAATGACTGA
- the truD gene encoding tRNA pseudouridine(13) synthase TruD: MTELAYVYGKPSATGDLRTVPEDFQVIELLPFTASGEGEHLLIRVRKTGANTIYVAKQLARYFKVKPHFVTYAGLKDRNAVTEQYFGVHVPGKAEYDLSDFDCPGVEILSYKRHNKKLKTGALLGNRFTLTLRNVSDVEQVQARWQQIVEGGVANYFGEQRFGIDGNNLEGAKQLFAGRRINDRNRRGFYLSAARSHIFNQMLAKRINMGAFDTPMNGDVFMLSGSRSVFAEATIDETIIRRLQEQDINITLPLWGKGELMTQADAADFEAQAASEHSEFCRGLEKFGLKQERRACRLTMTAPALTVNDDTVVVSFILPAGCFATTVLRELINYNDISAQERDHEHTDQQ; the protein is encoded by the coding sequence ATGACTGAACTGGCTTATGTTTACGGGAAACCTTCTGCAACAGGTGACTTACGTACTGTACCTGAAGACTTTCAGGTTATTGAGCTACTGCCATTTACGGCTAGCGGTGAAGGCGAGCATTTACTGATTCGTGTGCGTAAAACTGGCGCCAACACCATTTACGTTGCCAAACAGCTTGCTCGTTATTTTAAAGTAAAACCACATTTTGTTACTTACGCCGGATTAAAAGATAGAAACGCGGTAACCGAACAATACTTTGGTGTCCATGTTCCAGGTAAAGCAGAGTATGACTTGTCAGACTTTGACTGTCCTGGCGTCGAGATCCTATCGTACAAACGCCACAATAAAAAATTGAAGACCGGTGCTTTGCTCGGCAATCGATTTACCTTGACGTTGCGTAACGTTAGCGACGTTGAACAAGTACAAGCTCGTTGGCAACAAATTGTCGAAGGCGGTGTTGCCAACTATTTCGGTGAACAGCGCTTTGGTATCGACGGTAATAACCTTGAGGGTGCAAAACAACTGTTTGCAGGGCGTCGTATCAACGATCGTAACAGGCGCGGCTTTTATTTATCTGCCGCTAGGTCGCATATTTTTAATCAAATGCTGGCTAAGCGCATTAATATGGGCGCCTTTGATACGCCGATGAATGGCGATGTGTTTATGCTATCCGGATCTCGCTCGGTATTTGCTGAAGCGACGATTGATGAAACGATTATACGCCGTTTGCAGGAACAAGATATTAACATCACTTTACCACTTTGGGGTAAAGGTGAATTAATGACGCAAGCTGACGCTGCTGACTTTGAAGCACAAGCCGCAAGCGAACACAGCGAGTTTTGTCGTGGTCTTGAAAAGTTTGGCTTAAAGCAAGAGCGACGAGCTTGCCGTTTAACCATGACAGCACCAGCATTAACGGTTAATGACGATACGGTAGTGGTGAGCTTTATCTTACCGGCAGGCTGCTTTGCAACCACGGTGTTAAGAGAACTTATCAATTATAACGATATTAGTGCACAGGAACGTGACCATGAACATACTGATCAGCAATGA